From Podospora bellae-mahoneyi strain CBS 112042 chromosome 3, whole genome shotgun sequence, the proteins below share one genomic window:
- a CDS encoding hypothetical protein (EggNog:ENOG503P72Z), which yields MFPTLIRRLAQAPKPQILESAPKAASEVPKTKLKKVWPPDMMTMSPQQQLRFEKKYKRRLKMATLRPGWDKGVRLAQYFTITFVLVYTALFMDWKEMPNPYGGIRESFWGFFGSFTEDTRTLEPAQQPKPKRP from the exons ATGTTCCCCACACTCATCAGACGCCTTGCACAGGCGCCCAAACCGCAAATACTCGAATCCGCACCCAAAGCCGCAAGCGAAGTACCCAAAACGAAGCTCAAGAAAGTCTGGCCACCTGACATGATGACCATGtccccgcagcagcagctcaggTTTGAGAAGAAGTACAAAAGGAGGCTTAAGATGGCTACCCTCCGACCAGGGTGGGATAAGGGCGTGCGGTTGGCGCAATACTTTACAATCACAT TTGTGCTTGTATATACGGCCCTCTTTATGGATTGGAAGGAAATGCCGAATCCTTATGGCGGA ATTCGGGAGTCATTTTGGGGATTCTTCGGCTCCTTTACCGAAGATACAAGAACGCTGGAACCTGCCCAacagcccaagcccaagagaCCTTAG
- a CDS encoding hypothetical protein (EggNog:ENOG503NV31; COG:O; MEROPS:MER0000928): MATLFFMLLMSIFSTFIHAIPTSTGQKVTKRSVTVDLPRNPGYAPNGRLQYSRALKKWGVPMDDELDNATNSFRGGGETGDVNAESIMGDREYLSRVGFGTPFQYLNVDLDTGSADVWVYSSETKTKTRREDIFELEKSSTAELLNGSEWRITYGDSSYAWGHVYHDSIDIGGIPLHNAVVQSAVDVSQSLSSDKDIDGIFGLAYNLHSQVRPKQPTVLSTLKSHLDKPVFTADLRYQSDEGAYTFGYIDHHRHIGEINYTPLLPNSTFWEFNFTGLHVVGHNYWYISQWRVIADTGTTLMLLSPDIVNMYYDAVPNATSDRSFGGLWHYPCNTTLPDFEIGFANGWVARIPGRYMNYTTYDDLPGRCMGGLQPFMSEEFGILGDIFLKAVYAVFDIGGGKVGFADKDLGL; the protein is encoded by the exons ATGGCCACCTTATTCTTTATGCTCTTGATGAGCATTTTTTCGACTTTCATTCATGCCATTCCTACCTCGACCGGCCAGAAGGTGACGAAAAGGTCGGTTACTGTCGACCTGCCCCGAAATCCTGGGTATGCTCCCAATGGTCGTCTGCAGTATTCTCGCGCTCTCAAGAAATGGGGTGTGCCTATGGATGACGAGCTGGATAATGCGACAAACAGTttcagaggaggaggagaaa CGGGCGATGTCAACGCGGAGAGCATTATGGGTGATCGCGAATACCTCAGCCGAGTCGGATTCGGAACACCCTTCCAGTACCTCAACGTCGACCTCGACACCGGCAGCGCCGACGTTTGGGTCTACTCCTCCgagaccaagaccaagacgcGCCGCGAAGACATCTTTGAGTTGGAAAAGTCGTCCACCGCCGAGCTCCTAAACGGAAGCGAGTGGAGGATCACCTACGGCGACAGTAGTTACGCCTGGGGCCACGTCTATCACGACAGCATCGACATTGGGGGAATCCCTCTTCACAACGCGGTGGTTCAATCCGCTGTGGACGTCTCCCAATCGCTCTCCTCGGACAAGGACATTGACGGCATTTTTGGTTTGGCGTATAACCTCCACAGCCAGGTCAGACCCAAGCAGCCTACCGTTCTTTCAACCCTCAAAAGTCATCTCGACAAACCGGTCTTCACAGCTGACTTGCGGTACCAATCAGATGAAGGAGCCTACACGTTTGGTTACAtcgaccaccaccgacacATTGGAGAGATCAATTACACGCCACTCCTGCCCAATTCGACCTTTTGGGAGTTTAACTTTACGGGTCTGCATGTTGTCGGACATAACTATTGGTACATCTCCCAGTGGCGGGTGATTGCCGACACGGGCACGACGCTCATGTTGTTGTCTCCGGATATTGTGAACATGTACTACGACGCGGTGCCCAACGCGACTTCGGACAGGTCTTTTGGGGGGCTGTGGCACTATCCTTGCAATACCACGTTGCCGGATTTCGAGATTGGGTTTGCGAATGGGTGGGTGGCGAGGATTCCTGGGAGGTATATGAATTATACCACGTATGATGATTTGCCGGGGCGGTGTATGGGGGGTTTGCAGCCTTTCATGAGTGAGGAGtttgggattttgggggaTATCTTTTTGAAGGCAGTGTATGCTGTTTTTGATATCGGGGGTGGGAAGGTAGGGTTTGCGGATAAGGATTTAGGGTTGTAA
- the APS3 gene encoding Sigma-adaptin 3A (COG:U; BUSCO:EOG09265FGA; EggNog:ENOG503P0ZV) has translation MINAFLVFNGQGQPRLTKFYTQLETSIQQRLISEIFTLVSNRAPGSCNFLPLPPLLAASGTSSSSSSATEQNDVPSLVTYRHYATLYFIVISTSTESPLALIDLIQVYVEALDRLFENVCELDLIFNFETLHATLGEMIVGGVVIETNMERIVAGVRAQGAVAKRPVNEGSRGGGGAGLGAMAAAGFQGMGGNFVWHGR, from the exons ATGATCAACGCATTCCTAGTCTTCAACGGCCAAGGCCAGCCTCGCCTAACAAAGTTCTACACCCAGCTG GAAACCTCCATCCAGCAACGGCTCATCTCCGAGATCTTCACCTTGGTTTCCAACCGCGCCCCCGGATCCTGCAACTTCCTGCCTTTACCACCCTTACTGGCCGCCTCAGGcacctcctcgtcctcctcctcggccacaGAACAGAATGATGTCCCTTCCCTCGTAACCTACCGTCACTACGCTACACTCTACTTCATTGTCATTTCAACATCCACCGAGTCCCCACTGGCACTAATCGATCTTATTCAAGTCTATGTTGAGGCGCTGGACAGATTATTTGAGAACGTCTGTGAGCTGGACTTGATCTTCAACTTTGAGACGCTACATGCTACACTGGGCGAGATGATCGTGGGCGGCGTGGTAATAGAGACGAATATGGAGCGCATTGTTGCGGGTGTAAGGGCACAAGGAGCAGTGGCCAAGAGGCCGGTCAATGAGGGATCAaggggtggcggaggagcagGACTGGGAGctatggctgctgctggattCCAGGGAATGGGTGGGAACTTTGTCTGGCATGGCAGGTGA
- a CDS encoding hypothetical protein (EggNog:ENOG503P721), whose product MSPTDEELDRDWKPNGRRPQSTIAKVFSEELMNIFRIDNSVADLDEQVDKRKKEIDNQTSELEALERRIREMEERLKGGKPQTGAGDSSRTAASAAEKDQHKYGGGSRPGTARQGQQAVPGALPPTPVESEDGDRERRQDS is encoded by the exons ATGTCTCCCACTGACGAAGAGCTCGACCGCGACTGGAAGCCCAATGGCCGCCGCCCGCAATC GACTATTGCCAAAGTGTTTTCGGAAGAGCTCATGAACATTTTCCGCATCGACAACAGTGTTGCAGACCTCGACGAGCAAGTTGATAAACG gaagaaggagattgacaACCAGACTTCGGAGCTCGAGGCCCTCGAGCGGCGCATTCGTGAGATGGAAGAGCGGTTGAAGGGAGGCAAGCCACAGACGGGTGCTGGCGACAGCTCGAGGACAGCAGCCTCGGCGGCCGAGAAAGACCAACACAAGtatggcggcggcagccgCCCAGGAACAGCGCGGCAAGGCCAGCAGGCCGTTCCGGGAGCTCTCCCGCCCACACCTGTGGAAAGCGAAG ACGGTGACCGTGAAAGACGACAGGATTCCTAG
- a CDS encoding hypothetical protein (COG:P; EggNog:ENOG503P5Z6; BUSCO:EOG092659DX) gives MVRSGLAKLARVVASRGIQTTRASRATLPSLSAASTFVPALPRASALSARFISKSSATRHQGITPDNQDVTPKEETPKPIRTPAEITDSEYHALADEYMDRLLHHLEDLAERRSEMDVEYSAGVMTVDFGQDTGTYVINKQPPNKQIWLSSPMSGPKRYDYVVLGEGQHEKQDTAAGDWVYLRDGTTLSELFKKEIGVDISMSIGQYGEQPH, from the exons ATGGTTCGCTCAGGTCTCGCCAAGCTTGCCCGTGTGGTGGCCAGCCGTGGCATCCAGACGACTCGTGCCTCGCGCGCCACTCTTCCCAGCCTTTCAGCAGCTTCCACTTTCGTCCCAGCATTGCCACGGGCCTCTGCCCTCTCCGCCCGCTTCATTTCCAAGAGCTCGGCCACCCGCCACCAGGGCATCACCCCGGACAATCAGGATGTCACTCCAAAGGAGGAGACCCCGAAGCCCATCCGGACCCCAGCTGAAATCACAGACTCAGAGTACCATGCCCTGGCCGATGAGTATATGGACAGGCTCTTGCATCACCTCGAGGACCTAGCCGAGAGGAGAAgtgagatggatgttgagTACTCT GCTGGTGTCATGACCGTAGACTTTGGCCAAGACACCGGCACCTATGTGATCAACAAGCAGCCCCCCAACAAGCAAATCTGGCTCTCGTCTCCCATGTCGGGCCCCAAGCGTTACGATTACGTCGTCCTTGGTGAAGGTCAACATGAGAAGCAGGACACCGCGGCCGGAGACTGGGTGTACCTGAGGGACGGCACCACCTTGTCCGAGCTTTTCAAAAAGGAGATCGGTGTCGATATTAGTATGTCGATCGGTCAATATGGCGAACAGCCTCATTAG